The following coding sequences are from one Salvia hispanica cultivar TCC Black 2014 chromosome 3, UniMelb_Shisp_WGS_1.0, whole genome shotgun sequence window:
- the LOC125214059 gene encoding P-loop NTPase domain-containing protein LPA1 homolog 1-like, which translates to MVAAEGVAKLLYIVVLEDGAGTAEGEKSGPPSFRYTRSVLQSTLQLMGCKARHAFKISQRVLEMLRSETFVDKLAPECIEVSPARGVKVHPHGDSEFCVHACLDKGDDPKMIPEQDKSKSNNKPFELYKRRTTIVVRRKVFLDVVCEALTEYKYMGPNQRADLVLACRIRERKESLTVLLCGTSGCGKSTLSALLGSRLGITTVLSTDSIRHMMRSFVDEEQNPLLWASTYHAGEYLDPVAVAEAKAKKKAKKTAGISAASLAKDEVPSNTSTGKSDGSTTTCDLISPKRMAIEGFKAQSEMVIDSLDRLITAWEERKESVVVEGVHLSLNFVMGLMKKHPSVIPFMIYIANEEKHLERFAVRAKYMTLDPARNKYVKYIRNIRTIQEYLCNRADKHLVPKINNTNVDKSVASIHATVFSCLRRREAGEHLYDPITNKVVVIDEEYRNQCTANSLSSKGMFQLIQRQGSTRQLMALLNDDGSVAKAWPVDIPVNNGMKIASYPAWNGIGTPMYGPLQIGKSEPVNLQFGHFGISAWPGDTGGTSHASSVDESKGELTDTGSRYLSSCCSSPRNSDGPAKELMEELSVHGSDEEVDEPPEVDSDEDLSDGEKQLHEELEGSVDEGSTKSDEEYDDLAMQENGYVSDDDEELNNKMKSNDISKEETHETQKTDVFERAKSEPLPDSVMRALPPFRERKAASVRLRKRAQSINR; encoded by the exons ATGGTGGCGGCGGAGGGAGTGGCCAAGCTTCTGTACATAGTGGTACTGGAGGATGGCGCGGGAACGGCGGAGGGAGAGAAGAGTGGTCCGCCGTCATTCCGCTACACGCGTTCGGTTCTCCAAAGCACTTTGCAGCTGATGGGTTGTAAGGCTCGTCATGCCTTTAAG ATTAGCCAAAGGGTACTTGAAATGCTCAGAAGTGAGACATTTGTGGACAAATTGGCTCCAGAATGCATAGAAGTGTCACCAGCACGGGGTGTCAAAGTACATCCTCATGGTGATTCTGAATTTTGTGTTCATGCATGCTTGGACAAAGGAGATGATCCTAAAATGATACCGGAGCAAGATAAAAGCAAAAGCAACAACAAGCCATTTGAGTTATACAAAAGACGCACAACAATTGTTGTCAGAAGGAAAGTATTTCTGGATGTTGTTTGTGAAGCTCTAACAGAATACAAGTATATGGGGCCAAACCAGAGGGCTGATCTAGTTTTAGCTTGCAG AatcagagagagaaaggaatcTCTGACTGTGTTACTCTGTGGCACAAGCGGCTGCGGAAAATCTACATTATCTGCCTTGCTG GGAAGCAGGCTGGGTATCACAACTGTTTTATCTACGGACTCAATTCGGCATATGATGAGAAGTTTTGTTGATGAAGAACAAAACCCTTTGCTCTGGGCTTCAACTTACCATGCTGGCGAATATTTAGATCCAGTTGCAGTTGCAGAAGCCAAGGCcaaaaagaaagcaaaaaaGACAGCTGGTATTTCTGCTGCCTCACTGGCAAAGGATGAAGTTCCCAGTAATACTTCAACTGGGAAATCTGATGGAAGTACAACCACTTGCGATTTGATAAGTCCAAAGCGGATGGCAATCGAAGGGTTCAAAGCACAAAGTGAGATGGTTATTGATAGCCTTGACCGGTTGATAACTGCTtgggaagaaagaaaagaatctGTTGTGGTTGAAGGGGTTCACCTGAGTCTCAATTTTGTG ATGGGGCTCATGAAGAAACATCCTTCTGTTATACCATTCATGATTTACATTGCAAATGAAGAGAAGCACTTGGAAAGGTTTGCTGTCCGTGCTAAATACATGACATTAGACCCTGCTAGGAACAAGTATGTTAAATATATCCGGAACATAAGAACAATCCAGGAATACCTCTGCAACCGAGCAGATAAGCACTTGGTCCCAAAGATAAACAACACTAATGTTGATAAAAGTGTAGCATCCATTCACGCAACGGTCTTCAGCTGCTTGAGAAGGCGTGAGGCAGGTGAGCATCTTTACGATCCGATCACAAACAAAGTTGTCGTTATCGACGAGGAGTACAGAAATCAGTGTACTGCCAATTCATTGAGCTCCAAGGGAATGTTTCAGTTGATCCAGAGGCAAGGTTCCACACGACAGTTGATGGCACTTCTGAATGATGATGGCTCTGTGGCCAAGGCATGGCCAGTTGACATCCCAGTTAATAATGGCATGAAGATTGCAAGCTATCCTGCATGGAATGGAATCGGAACGCCTATGTATGGACCCTTGCAGATTGGTAAATCAGAGCCTGTCAACCTTCAGTTTGGTCACTTTGGTATTAGTGCTTGGCCTGGTGATACTGGGGGCACAAGCCATGCCAGCAGTGTGGATGAGTCCAAGGGTGAGCTCACCGACACTGGTAGCAGATACTTGTCGTCTTGCTGCAGCTCACCAAGAAATTCTGATGGCCCTGCCAAAGAG CTCATGGAAGAACTCTCCGTGCATGGTAGTGATGAAGAGGTCGATGAGCCACCTGAAGTTGACAGTGATGAGGATCTTAGTGATGGAGAGAAGCAACTCCACGAAGAG TTGGAAGGCTCTGTGGATGAAGGATCCACCAAGTCGGATGAGGAGTATGACGACCTTGCGATGCAAGAAAATGGCTATGTGTccgatgatgatgaagagcTGAACAATAAAATGAAGTCCAATGATATTTCGAAAGAGGAAACACATGAAACACAAAAGACGGACGTTTTTGAGAGAGCCAAAAGTGAGCCTTTGCCGGATTCAGTGATGCGTGCTTTGCCAccttttagagagagaaaagcaGCTAGCGTGAGATTAAGAAAGCGTGCTCAGAGCATAAATCGTTGA